Proteins encoded in a region of the Elaeis guineensis isolate ETL-2024a chromosome 7, EG11, whole genome shotgun sequence genome:
- the LOC140859178 gene encoding putative germin-like protein 2-1, with the protein MAAHFLFLALLALASSHAIASDPSQLQDFCVADRKSDVFVNGFVCKDPKMAKPEDFFFSGLDKPGDTGNKLGSNVTQVNVNQIPGLNTLGISLARLDFAPYGLNPPHIHPRGTEILVVLEGTLYVGFVTSNPNQLFTKVLNKGDVFVFPQGLIHFQFNYGKTNAVAIAGLSSQNPGVITIANAVFGAKPPISDYVLAKAFQLDKKTVDWLQAQFWMDNNN; encoded by the exons ATGGCTGCCCATTTTCTCTTCCTTGCCCTCCTTGCTCTGGCTTCATCTCACGCCATTGCTTCTGATCCTAGTCAACTCCAAGACTTCTGTGTTGCTGATCGTAAATCAGATG TGTTCGTGAATGGGTTTGTCTGCAAGGACCCGAAGATGGCCAAACCCGAAGATTTCTTCTTCTCTGGCCTTGACAAGCCCGGTGACACAGGAAACAAATTGGGTTCTAATGTGACTCAAGTCAATGTGAACCAAATTCCTGGGCTCAACACCCTTGGCATCTCGCTAGCTCGCCTAGACTTTGCACCCTATGGTCTCAACCCTCCTCACATCCACCCAAGGGGAACTGAGATCCTTGTAGTGTTGGAAGGCACGCTCTACGTCGGCTTTGTCACATCTAACCCCAACCAgcttttcactaaggtccttaACAAGGGTGATGTGTTCGTATTTCCTCAAGGTCTCATCCATTTCCAATTCAACTACGGGAAGACAAATGCTGTTGCTATTGCCGGTCTCAGCAGCCAGAACCCTGGCGTCATCACCATAGCCAATGCAGTTTTTGGAGCGAAGCCACCGATCTCCGATTATGTTCTTGCCAAGGCCTTCCAATTGGACAAGAAGACTGTAGATTGGCTCCAAGCCCAATTCTGGATGGACAACAACAACTAG